One region of Citrus sinensis cultivar Valencia sweet orange chromosome 6, DVS_A1.0, whole genome shotgun sequence genomic DNA includes:
- the LOC102630959 gene encoding protein TIC 20-II, chloroplastic, with translation MASPLSLCLSLHSTPKPLTSKFTPRLPSLFRSTATFPNPIPKTAITAAKNSTTPATDRIISAAAYTLPFFNSLQYGRYLFMQFPNLGLLFDPVLPLLSLYRSVPFASFVAFFAFYLGVVRNPSLSHYVRFNTMQALALDVLLVVPSLLTRIFNPGRAGIGFKLMIWGHNAIFIFTCFCFVYGFVSSLLGKTPYLPFIADAAGRQV, from the coding sequence ATGGCTTCTCCTCTCAGTCTCTGTCTCTCTTTGCACTCTACTCCAAAACCCTTAACCTCTAAATTCACCCCACGTCTGCCTTCCCTCTTCAGATCAACAGCCACGTTCCCAAACCCTATACCCAAAACCGCCATCACTGCCGCCAAAAACTCGACGACTCCGGCAACCGACCGCATAATCTCTGCCGCCGCCTACACTCTCCCCTTCTTCAACTCCCTCCAGTACGGCCGCTACCTCTTCATGCAATTCCCCAATCTGGGTCTCCTCTTCGACCCAGTACTCCCCTTATTGTCCCTCTATAGATCCGTCCCTTTCGCCAGCTTCGTCGCTTTCTTCGCGTTCTATCTGGGCGTCGTCAGAAACCCTAGTCTCAGCCACTACGTGAGGTTTAATACGATGCAGGCGCTCGCTTTGGACGTTCTTTTGGTGGTGCCCTCGCTCTTGACCCGGATTTTTAACCCGGGTCGGGCCGGCATCGGGTTCAAGTTGATGATTTGGGGGCATAATgcgatttttatttttacttgtttttgttttgtttatggttttgtttcttctttgttgGGAAAGACTCCGTACTTGCCGTTTATTGCTGATGCCGCCGGTAGGCAAGTTTAG